The Pygocentrus nattereri isolate fPygNat1 chromosome 17, fPygNat1.pri, whole genome shotgun sequence genome window below encodes:
- the pde9al gene encoding high affinity cGMP-specific 3',5'-cyclic phosphodiesterase 9A isoform X3, whose amino-acid sequence MGSGSSSYTPRTIYLDVDGKVQKVLFSRHCSPCDIKELLCSSSNIPRNTAIMLVDLEGALVSIDPTMPTNSPNSLYKVIPLSTGQLGEKEDMFQNVLSQVAEQFSRAFRINELKTEVTNRLAMLEKRVELEGLKVVEIEKCKNDLKKLRDEMTSRGGGRVNCPCKYNFSDDGKKLTPRRDVPSYPKYTLSQETIEALKKPTFDVWHWEHNEMLSCLEYMYHDLGLVKEFTMNPITLKRWLLAIQENYRSNPFHNFRHCFCVSQMMYGMIHLCNLQEKLTLTDLGILMTAAVCHDLDHPGYNNTYQINARTELAVRYNDISPLENHHCAVAFQILALPECNIFANVDSETFKQIRQAIITLILATDMARHGEILDSFKHKVDNFDFTNEEHVTCLKMVLIKCCDISNEVRPTEVAEPWVDCLLEEYFMQSDREKSEGLPVAPFMDRDKVTKPTAQIGFIKFVLIPMFETVMKLFPQIEEIMVQPLRDSRDHYEELKQIDDAMTEKKKTENMSLGGKKK is encoded by the exons GTGTTGTTCAGTCGTCACTGCAGTCCATGTGACATTAAAGAACTGCTGTGTTCCTCGTCCAATATCCCGAG AAACACAGCTATTATGCTGGTGGACCTTGAGGGAGCCCTAGTGTCCATTGATCCTACCATGCCCACCAACTCTCCCAA TTCTCTCTACAAAGTCATTCCTCTGTCCACTGGTCAGCTGGGAG AGAAGGAAGACATGTTTCAGAACGTGTTATCGCAGGTGGCAGAGCAGTTCAGCAg GGCCTTCAGGATCAATGAACTGAAGACTGAAGTGACCAACAGGCTGGCTATGCTGGAGAAGAGAGTTGAGT TGGAGGGCCTCAAGGTTGTGGAGATTGAGAAGTGCAAGAACGACCTGAAGAAGCTGAGAGATGAGATGACctccagaggaggaggaag AGTGAACTGCCCATGTAAGTACAACTTCTCGGATGATGGAAAGAAACTAACTCCGAGACGCGATGTTCCCAGCTATCCAAAG TACACGCTCTCTCAGGAGACGATTGAAGCTCTGAAGAAACCTACCTTTGATGTCTGGCACTGGGAGCACAATGAA ATGCTCAGCTGCTTGGAGTACATGTACCATGACCTTGGCCTGGTGAAGGAGTTCACCATGAACCCTATCACTCTCAAGCGCTGGCTG CTTGCTATTCAGGAGAATTACCGTAGCAACCCCTTCCACAACTTCCGCCACTGTTTCTGTGTGAGTCAGATGATGTATGGCATGATCCACCTCTGCAACCTTCAG GAAAAGCTCACGCTGACAGACTTGGGCATTTTAATGACTGCTGCAGTATGTCATGACTTGGACCACCCTGGATACAATAACAC GTACCAAATAAATGCCCGCACTGAACTTGCAGTGCGCTATAATGACATCTCTCCTCTGGAAAACCATCACTGTGCTGTGGCCTTCCAAATCCTCGCTTTGCCTGAGTGCAACATCTTTGCCAATGTGGATTCTGAAACTTTTAAACAGATCCGCCAG gcaatcatcacactgattttgGCCACTGACATGGCCAGACATGGGGAGATCCTGGACTCCTTCAAGCACAAAGTGGACAACTTTGACTTCACCAATGAGGAGCATGTAACCTGT CTGAAGATGGTCCTGATCAAGTGCTGTGACATTTCCAATGAGGTCAGGCCTACAGAAGTGGCCGAGCCATGGGTGGACTGTCTGCTGGAGGAGTACTTCATGCAG agtgacagagagaagtCTGAGGGTCTGCCGGTCGCTCCCTTTATGGACAGAGACAAAGTGACCAAGCCAACCGCTCAGATTGGCTTCATTAAGTTCGTCCTCATCCCCATGTTTGAAACAGTCATGAAG ctTTTCCCACAGATTGAGGAAATCATGGTGCAGCCTCTGCGTGACTCACGGGATCACTATGAGGAGCTTAAGCAGATCGACGATGCCATGACCGAG aagaaaaaaacagaaaatatgtcATTAGGAGGGAAGAAGAAATAA
- the pde9al gene encoding high affinity cGMP-specific 3',5'-cyclic phosphodiesterase 9A isoform X2, with protein sequence MGSGSSSYTPRTIYLDVDGKVQKVLFSRHCSPCDIKELLCSSSNIPRNTAIMLVDLEGALVSIDPTMPTNSPNSLYKVIPLSTGQLGEKEDMFQNVLSQVAEQFSRAFRINELKTEVTNRLAMLEKRVELEGLKVVEIEKCKNDLKKLRDEMTSRGGGRVNCPCKYNFSDDGKKLTPRRDVPSYPKYTLSQETIEALKKPTFDVWHWEHNEMLSCLEYMYHDLGLVKEFTMNPITLKRWLLAIQENYRSNPFHNFRHCFCVSQMMYGMIHLCNLQEKLTLTDLGILMTAAVCHDLDHPGYNNTYQINARTELAVRYNDISPLENHHCAVAFQILALPECNIFANVDSETFKQIRQAIITLILATDMARHGEILDSFKHKVDNFDFTNEEHVTCLKMVLIKCCDISNEVRPTEVAEPWVDCLLEEYFMQSDREKSEGLPVAPFMDRDKVTKPTAQIGFIKFVLIPMFETVMKLFPQIEEIMVQPLRDSRDHYEELKQIDDAMTEGSCFLTRFRSGNNAPV encoded by the exons GTGTTGTTCAGTCGTCACTGCAGTCCATGTGACATTAAAGAACTGCTGTGTTCCTCGTCCAATATCCCGAG AAACACAGCTATTATGCTGGTGGACCTTGAGGGAGCCCTAGTGTCCATTGATCCTACCATGCCCACCAACTCTCCCAA TTCTCTCTACAAAGTCATTCCTCTGTCCACTGGTCAGCTGGGAG AGAAGGAAGACATGTTTCAGAACGTGTTATCGCAGGTGGCAGAGCAGTTCAGCAg GGCCTTCAGGATCAATGAACTGAAGACTGAAGTGACCAACAGGCTGGCTATGCTGGAGAAGAGAGTTGAGT TGGAGGGCCTCAAGGTTGTGGAGATTGAGAAGTGCAAGAACGACCTGAAGAAGCTGAGAGATGAGATGACctccagaggaggaggaag AGTGAACTGCCCATGTAAGTACAACTTCTCGGATGATGGAAAGAAACTAACTCCGAGACGCGATGTTCCCAGCTATCCAAAG TACACGCTCTCTCAGGAGACGATTGAAGCTCTGAAGAAACCTACCTTTGATGTCTGGCACTGGGAGCACAATGAA ATGCTCAGCTGCTTGGAGTACATGTACCATGACCTTGGCCTGGTGAAGGAGTTCACCATGAACCCTATCACTCTCAAGCGCTGGCTG CTTGCTATTCAGGAGAATTACCGTAGCAACCCCTTCCACAACTTCCGCCACTGTTTCTGTGTGAGTCAGATGATGTATGGCATGATCCACCTCTGCAACCTTCAG GAAAAGCTCACGCTGACAGACTTGGGCATTTTAATGACTGCTGCAGTATGTCATGACTTGGACCACCCTGGATACAATAACAC GTACCAAATAAATGCCCGCACTGAACTTGCAGTGCGCTATAATGACATCTCTCCTCTGGAAAACCATCACTGTGCTGTGGCCTTCCAAATCCTCGCTTTGCCTGAGTGCAACATCTTTGCCAATGTGGATTCTGAAACTTTTAAACAGATCCGCCAG gcaatcatcacactgattttgGCCACTGACATGGCCAGACATGGGGAGATCCTGGACTCCTTCAAGCACAAAGTGGACAACTTTGACTTCACCAATGAGGAGCATGTAACCTGT CTGAAGATGGTCCTGATCAAGTGCTGTGACATTTCCAATGAGGTCAGGCCTACAGAAGTGGCCGAGCCATGGGTGGACTGTCTGCTGGAGGAGTACTTCATGCAG agtgacagagagaagtCTGAGGGTCTGCCGGTCGCTCCCTTTATGGACAGAGACAAAGTGACCAAGCCAACCGCTCAGATTGGCTTCATTAAGTTCGTCCTCATCCCCATGTTTGAAACAGTCATGAAG ctTTTCCCACAGATTGAGGAAATCATGGTGCAGCCTCTGCGTGACTCACGGGATCACTATGAGGAGCTTAAGCAGATCGACGATGCCATGACCGAG GGATCTTGCTTTCTGACCCGTTTCCGCAGCGGGAACAACGCTCCGGTCTGA
- the pde9al gene encoding high affinity cGMP-specific 3',5'-cyclic phosphodiesterase 9A isoform X1, which translates to MGSGSSSYTPRTIYLDVDGKVQKVLFSRHCSPCDIKELLCSSSNIPRNTAIMLVDLEGALVSIDPTMPTNSPNSLYKVIPLSTGQLGEKEDMFQNVLSQVAEQFSRAFRINELKTEVTNRLAMLEKRVELEGLKVVEIEKCKNDLKKLRDEMTSRGGGRVNCPCKYNFSDDGKKLTPRRDVPSYPKYTLSQETIEALKKPTFDVWHWEHNEMLSCLEYMYHDLGLVKEFTMNPITLKRWLLAIQENYRSNPFHNFRHCFCVSQMMYGMIHLCNLQEKLTLTDLGILMTAAVCHDLDHPGYNNTYQINARTELAVRYNDISPLENHHCAVAFQILALPECNIFANVDSETFKQIRQAIITLILATDMARHGEILDSFKHKVDNFDFTNEEHVTCLKMVLIKCCDISNEVRPTEVAEPWVDCLLEEYFMQSDREKSEGLPVAPFMDRDKVTKPTAQIGFIKFVLIPMFETVMKLFPQIEEIMVQPLRDSRDHYEELKQIDDAMTEAQKKKTENMSLGGKKK; encoded by the exons GTGTTGTTCAGTCGTCACTGCAGTCCATGTGACATTAAAGAACTGCTGTGTTCCTCGTCCAATATCCCGAG AAACACAGCTATTATGCTGGTGGACCTTGAGGGAGCCCTAGTGTCCATTGATCCTACCATGCCCACCAACTCTCCCAA TTCTCTCTACAAAGTCATTCCTCTGTCCACTGGTCAGCTGGGAG AGAAGGAAGACATGTTTCAGAACGTGTTATCGCAGGTGGCAGAGCAGTTCAGCAg GGCCTTCAGGATCAATGAACTGAAGACTGAAGTGACCAACAGGCTGGCTATGCTGGAGAAGAGAGTTGAGT TGGAGGGCCTCAAGGTTGTGGAGATTGAGAAGTGCAAGAACGACCTGAAGAAGCTGAGAGATGAGATGACctccagaggaggaggaag AGTGAACTGCCCATGTAAGTACAACTTCTCGGATGATGGAAAGAAACTAACTCCGAGACGCGATGTTCCCAGCTATCCAAAG TACACGCTCTCTCAGGAGACGATTGAAGCTCTGAAGAAACCTACCTTTGATGTCTGGCACTGGGAGCACAATGAA ATGCTCAGCTGCTTGGAGTACATGTACCATGACCTTGGCCTGGTGAAGGAGTTCACCATGAACCCTATCACTCTCAAGCGCTGGCTG CTTGCTATTCAGGAGAATTACCGTAGCAACCCCTTCCACAACTTCCGCCACTGTTTCTGTGTGAGTCAGATGATGTATGGCATGATCCACCTCTGCAACCTTCAG GAAAAGCTCACGCTGACAGACTTGGGCATTTTAATGACTGCTGCAGTATGTCATGACTTGGACCACCCTGGATACAATAACAC GTACCAAATAAATGCCCGCACTGAACTTGCAGTGCGCTATAATGACATCTCTCCTCTGGAAAACCATCACTGTGCTGTGGCCTTCCAAATCCTCGCTTTGCCTGAGTGCAACATCTTTGCCAATGTGGATTCTGAAACTTTTAAACAGATCCGCCAG gcaatcatcacactgattttgGCCACTGACATGGCCAGACATGGGGAGATCCTGGACTCCTTCAAGCACAAAGTGGACAACTTTGACTTCACCAATGAGGAGCATGTAACCTGT CTGAAGATGGTCCTGATCAAGTGCTGTGACATTTCCAATGAGGTCAGGCCTACAGAAGTGGCCGAGCCATGGGTGGACTGTCTGCTGGAGGAGTACTTCATGCAG agtgacagagagaagtCTGAGGGTCTGCCGGTCGCTCCCTTTATGGACAGAGACAAAGTGACCAAGCCAACCGCTCAGATTGGCTTCATTAAGTTCGTCCTCATCCCCATGTTTGAAACAGTCATGAAG ctTTTCCCACAGATTGAGGAAATCATGGTGCAGCCTCTGCGTGACTCACGGGATCACTATGAGGAGCTTAAGCAGATCGACGATGCCATGACCGAG gcacagaagaaaaaaacagaaaatatgtcATTAGGAGGGAAGAAGAAATAA
- the pde9al gene encoding high affinity cGMP-specific 3',5'-cyclic phosphodiesterase 9A isoform X4 codes for MEGLKVVEIEKCKNDLKKLRDEMTSRGGGRVNCPCKYNFSDDGKKLTPRRDVPSYPKYTLSQETIEALKKPTFDVWHWEHNEMLSCLEYMYHDLGLVKEFTMNPITLKRWLLAIQENYRSNPFHNFRHCFCVSQMMYGMIHLCNLQEKLTLTDLGILMTAAVCHDLDHPGYNNTYQINARTELAVRYNDISPLENHHCAVAFQILALPECNIFANVDSETFKQIRQAIITLILATDMARHGEILDSFKHKVDNFDFTNEEHVTCLKMVLIKCCDISNEVRPTEVAEPWVDCLLEEYFMQSDREKSEGLPVAPFMDRDKVTKPTAQIGFIKFVLIPMFETVMKLFPQIEEIMVQPLRDSRDHYEELKQIDDAMTEAQKKKTENMSLGGKKK; via the exons a TGGAGGGCCTCAAGGTTGTGGAGATTGAGAAGTGCAAGAACGACCTGAAGAAGCTGAGAGATGAGATGACctccagaggaggaggaag AGTGAACTGCCCATGTAAGTACAACTTCTCGGATGATGGAAAGAAACTAACTCCGAGACGCGATGTTCCCAGCTATCCAAAG TACACGCTCTCTCAGGAGACGATTGAAGCTCTGAAGAAACCTACCTTTGATGTCTGGCACTGGGAGCACAATGAA ATGCTCAGCTGCTTGGAGTACATGTACCATGACCTTGGCCTGGTGAAGGAGTTCACCATGAACCCTATCACTCTCAAGCGCTGGCTG CTTGCTATTCAGGAGAATTACCGTAGCAACCCCTTCCACAACTTCCGCCACTGTTTCTGTGTGAGTCAGATGATGTATGGCATGATCCACCTCTGCAACCTTCAG GAAAAGCTCACGCTGACAGACTTGGGCATTTTAATGACTGCTGCAGTATGTCATGACTTGGACCACCCTGGATACAATAACAC GTACCAAATAAATGCCCGCACTGAACTTGCAGTGCGCTATAATGACATCTCTCCTCTGGAAAACCATCACTGTGCTGTGGCCTTCCAAATCCTCGCTTTGCCTGAGTGCAACATCTTTGCCAATGTGGATTCTGAAACTTTTAAACAGATCCGCCAG gcaatcatcacactgattttgGCCACTGACATGGCCAGACATGGGGAGATCCTGGACTCCTTCAAGCACAAAGTGGACAACTTTGACTTCACCAATGAGGAGCATGTAACCTGT CTGAAGATGGTCCTGATCAAGTGCTGTGACATTTCCAATGAGGTCAGGCCTACAGAAGTGGCCGAGCCATGGGTGGACTGTCTGCTGGAGGAGTACTTCATGCAG agtgacagagagaagtCTGAGGGTCTGCCGGTCGCTCCCTTTATGGACAGAGACAAAGTGACCAAGCCAACCGCTCAGATTGGCTTCATTAAGTTCGTCCTCATCCCCATGTTTGAAACAGTCATGAAG ctTTTCCCACAGATTGAGGAAATCATGGTGCAGCCTCTGCGTGACTCACGGGATCACTATGAGGAGCTTAAGCAGATCGACGATGCCATGACCGAG gcacagaagaaaaaaacagaaaatatgtcATTAGGAGGGAAGAAGAAATAA